aaaataaaacactacctccaatgcaacttcaaccaccaccaccatcgacGATGCCACCACCGTTGccacctctaccaccaccacctcccctccaccactgccaccaccacctctgccATTgtcaccgccaccaccactaccaccaccaccaccaccaccaccaccaccacctccaccaccaccgccaccatcaccaccacctcaACCTTCACCACTGCCACTACCATTTCATCGCCACCTCCGccacagccaccaccaccaataccgccaccacctccacctccactaACACCGCCACCAAGTCCACCTCCAccaaatttttgggtatttaaTGGCATTTTGAAATTTATAAAAGTTTTAGAAACAGAAATGATTGTGCATAATAAACgcatttctgtttcttttctaaccaaaaaatagaaattattataTGTTACCAAACATGTTTTTTTGCCCAGAAATATAGctcaataaaaaaatacaaaaattcatTATTGGAATAGAATCATGTCCTAGAAATAGAAATGTTATCATGCAGGAACAAAATGACTTCATAAATCGATTTTGAATTCTAGCCAAGGAGGAGTGGCTCAGATGGCTCAAAACAGAATCTATATGATTCTCATGACAAGAATTGTCCTCACTACGTGGCACCTCGCATAGTGGTTGTCCAATCAAGCATCTAAAGCACGGTTCAAATATCGAACCATTGGATCTGCTGAGATTCATAGGCGGAGGCTATAAAGTTTAACAGGAATGATGGATAGGAGAATAAAATCTTGCTACCATGTACAGCGCACATGTGTAACACCTTAACATGGACTACCGGTGGCTCATTTAATGATCATCTGATCAATCCTCTAAAACACAGGTGAGCTCTGGGCTCATGGATCACCATCTTCGCGTTAGAtggaaacaacaaaaaaatgtgGCCAATGTATCTCCTAAAAACATAATCAAATCTATCAACTTTTGTGCGTGTGAAGCATTTGATTGGTGCGATATTCTAATGCTACGCGGCACTTCGATGTTTCGACCAATGAAATCTGTTCCACAAGAATATTTTCCACCACATCTAACGCTTTTCTACTAGGCGATCGATGAGAATCATAATCATTGATCCAGATCCAATGCTCAAAAACACTTTGGAACCTTAAATTTCGCGACTCAGAAGAAAACTTACTGAGAGTAGCTTAAATAAGCCTCTCATTGAGGCATTCTGTCAAACATCTTATGGGCACTTTAGGACTCGGCCAATTTTCACACAAAACCAACACACGCGATAAGTGGCTTGCCTGGCTACAAGTTGTGCACGCTGCCCGACCTCCCGTGTTGCTATGCATGACATGTGCAGTGCTACCATGTCGACACCCTGCTCCTACCTTGTACCCCTGGCAGTTGTGCAGCCAATGCATGGCCCTTCTGGTTTGTGTGGTTGGTTCATGTCTTGGGTTGTGTAGTAAGAAGCATGCTCGTTTGTGTGTTGCTGCCATGACACGCGGCCTGAGCCGATGGGTGCCATGTGAACCTAGGCCATGTCTAGGCTTCTAGGCTATGTGACCTATGGCCCTGCCACATGGCTATGTGGTACCTGTATTGCTACCTGACAGTCTGACACCCTACCTCAAACTGTGTTCCACCTCATCCAACGCCACCTACCATCCTGTGGGGCCCAATGTACGGCCAAATCATGATAATGGACTACCAATTGCGGCCATATACTACTAAATAAGCTTGTATAATGCCACATAAGCCTGTACACTAAGCCAAATAACCCTGGGATGCCTATCAAAAGCCACCAAATCTCTGCCAAACTCGGAGACACACTGCTATTCACTGAGATATACTCTCAAATAAAGCCAAATAAGACTGGAAGCTTCTGAATCACTGTCAATCTGATTGTCACTGCCATTACACTGTCCAATCATTGTTTGACCTTTAAAGTCACTATCTGAAACCTGGGAACATTGGCACACCATAAAAAATCATCATAATTATTACCAACAATTACAACATTGCTCCAATTTTCCAATGGTGTTTTTCTACATGATTATTTTGCATCgtggttttattttgtttccattatttgttttctcttccttttaccTATTTTATCGTTAGATTAGGGTTTTCATTGTTTTATATATGATTTTCATGCTTTTTTCATGGATTGATCATTGTTATATATTCTCATagtatttttcatattttctagATTTTATTAGATTTTTCAAGGCTTGTTTTAGCCTTAGGGGTGTTTTCATcatttttctcttatttatatatgcataagtttctattttgtttaatGATATTTAGATCATATTAggaattttcttttgtattaTTGGTTTTCTTAATACTTTTTAGGTTTGTTTCGATATTTGTATGCATTCATATGCATTAGGGTGGATTGTGTATTATAGTGGCATGTTTGGAAAATATCTTGCCATTTCCATTATTATATATGCATGCgtttattttacttttccatTATACTAACCAAGGTTTTTTTATCGGCTGCTTCGGGTATGTAGTCTAACCCTAGCtcaatatttttatatatttattttttaagtattttttattttcgatTTTATGTTATAtatcatttttgttttataaaattttgaCCAAGCAATAGGAAGATTGGTTTAACTGGGTGGCTCAGGGTGGTTAATACCTCCCCCACGCTATTATTTGAATCGAACCCTAGATTTGGTTTAACCGACTAGACACTAAATTTTGCCACCCTAAAGGACCCTTCAAATATTTTTGTTTGGTAAGTCCTGGTTTCGGTTTAATCCAAGAAGTATTATTCACTGTTCCCTGGTAATGGTAGTGTCGCTCGCCAGTGAGTAGGCCATGGGGGTTGCAAGGGGTGAGAGACCCTGCCCAAAATTTTTCTAAGTTTTGCATCATCagatggatttttatcctctcctgttctGACATGGTGTTATTCATCCAATTACTTGGCTTGATGAATGACACGTGTATGATACTCATCCTACAGACGGGTTTAAAACTAACCAACTGTTGAGTCATTAATACgaaatctctctcctctctcctctgtcAATTCAAATCAGCTTTATTCATACATGTTTTCCCACGCagaaagagtagagatttcactctctcttctctcccttctctcctctctcctcctttttgcccatttctctctttctctccatcttccTAAACCTATCTGAAAACGAAGAGGAGAGAAATCGGAAGAAACCTGCAACCTCACCACCGAACCACGAACCATATCTCTCTGTCGAAGGCGAATCATTCTCGAAGGCGAACGCTACACTCTCTCTGTCGAACGCGAACGCGAACGCTGCAACCTCGCCGTCGAACCACAAACCATCTCTCTCTGTCAAAGGCCGAATGCTGCAACCTCACCGCCGAACCACGACCCATCTCTCTCTGGAGTTCTTCATACCATTCTCGAAGGCGAACACTGCTACCTTCGATGTCACTGCTGCAACCTCCGACGAACCATCTATCGAAGGCAACCTCAGGTACGATTATTTCTCACTTCTCTCCTTTGAGCAATGtgcttcatcaaggagaaaactGAGACCAAAGTGCTTAGAGTTGAATGTTTTTTACCAAAGTTCATCATCCAGAAGATATGTGATGTTGAAACGTTGAATGGGGCTCATCTTCATTCACACAAATGAGCACCtcattgtttttttaaaaatcattttggAAAATTTCCCCTTTTCAATGTGAAATATCAATTTATGTGCTTTTGAATTCTCCTTTGGATCTTTCAAATGATCAACGGATTAATTGAAGCTCGAGCTTAATGGGAGTTAGGCTCCAAGTTCAAATGGAACTGAGTTTTGCAATCAATGATCTTCTCTTGCTTGTCGAATTATGTTTGAGGCTATTTTTTGAACCTCTTTCATGGTTTCCCTGTCTGAGAACTGAACATAAGTTGGATTCTATTTTTAAACACTGTTTTCATCTTCTTTGCAACTTATTGAAAGTGATGAATGGTTGCTTTAGGTTGTTTGGATGGGAGCAAATAGCTCTCTATGCATTAGCCACAATGGTGGTGTTCTAACTTCTTATCCAGCTTTACCATGACtagttatttgttttatttgttattattattactattaattATTATTCTTTTGTATACTCTTGTAGGATGGATTGACAAAAAATGTGATTTATATAGAACGAAAATAAGAAGAGAAGTAGTACAACAATACCTAGGGTTAGGATGCTTTGAATCAAGAGATTAGGTTCATGATAGGCCAGGTAAATCTCCTAGAGGGAACCTTACATTGGTGGCTCCTAATTTCTTGCCTTGTCTGATATGTTTAGTCTCAGGAAGGGAGATGGCttcttacaagttacaacttgGAATTAAATACCTTCATGCCCTTCTCCAATTATTAAATGGGATAAAATTGATAATCATAATTTTCGTTTGAATATGTCAAATATGTGAATTTTGTGtctatcccataattttttagAATCAACATTGTTGTTTTTGTATATTTTGCTACTCTTCAGGTGGGTTATGGATAATCCAATAGATACATCAGATAAGCCTTTCATCGGCATGCAATTTGATAGCGACAATGATGCATTTGAGTTCTATAACAGTTACGGAAGAAGAGTGGGTTTTAGTGTCAGAAGAGAATATGCAAATAAGAGCAAGAAAGATAATACAAAGATAACTTCGATGAGATTAGTTTGTAGTAAACAAGGTCTTCGGAAAAAAGACAAGCGTGTTGATGATGCAATCTCGAGCGGAGACGAGAACTGATTGTCCTGCTCATTTTGGAATTTATCtattgaaaaatggaaaatataaATGCCATGTTTTTTGTGAGGAGCATAATCATGAGCTTCATGTAGCAACTACCACCCACGTGATGCGGTCACAACGAAACATTTCAGAAATATA
The nucleotide sequence above comes from Telopea speciosissima isolate NSW1024214 ecotype Mountain lineage chromosome 3, Tspe_v1, whole genome shotgun sequence. Encoded proteins:
- the LOC122655248 gene encoding protein FAR1-RELATED SEQUENCE 7-like translates to MLQPHRRTTTHLSLEFFIPFSKANTATFDVTAATSDEPSIEGNLRWVMDNPIDTSDKPFIGMQFDSDNDAFEFYNSYGRRVGFSVRREYANKSKKDNTKITSMRLVCSKQGLRKKDKRVDDAISSGDEN